In the Desulfosporosinus acidiphilus SJ4 genome, CTGGATTGCTGCTTCAGCCGCCCCTTTATTCAGAGCAGCCATAACCTGGATAACCTCTTGTTCCGCCTGTGCCGGTACTATGCCGCGCTTGATACCAGTCGTTATTATTCCTACCCCGAGAGGTTTTGTAAGTACTAAATAATCGTCAGCTTCAGCTTTAGCATTGGAAAGAACATGTTCAGGATGAACAATGCCGGTGACAGAAAGCCCATACTTCGGCTCAGAATCGTCAATGGAATGCCCCCCGACGAGAACGGCCCCTGCCTCACGAATCTTGTCGCTGCCGCCCTGCAGTATTTGTGCCAACACATCCATTTTCAATTTACTGACGGGAAATGAGACCAAATTCATGGCCGTCAAGGGTTTGGCACCCATGGCATAAATATCGCTTAAAGCATTGGCTGCAGCAATCTGTCCAAAAGCATAGGGATCATCGACAACAGGAGTGAAAAAATCAACGCTCTGCACGATGGCCTGTTGCTCATTTATTCGGTATACTCCAGCATCATCGGAAGTATCCAATCCTACAATTAAATTGGCATCTTCTTGGTTTGGAGGTAAAAAGCACAAAACTTGTGCCAGGTCCGCTGGACCTATCTTGCATCCTCAGCCTGCCTTCGTAGAAAACTGGGTCAATCGGATTTTATCTTGTTGATCTAGACCGAGATTCATATAATTCACCCCCAACATTCAATATTTATAATCCCGAAGTATCACTCTTTAATTATAGCTCTATTTAGTTTAACGTCAACCTTATTCCCATGTAAACAATTCCTAGCGAGTACTAATAACTACTAATCCATTGCAGAACCCCCAGTAATA is a window encoding:
- the selD gene encoding selenide, water dikinase SelD yields the protein MNLGLDQQDKIRLTQFSTKAGUGCKIGPADLAQVLCFLPPNQEDANLIVGLDTSDDAGVYRINEQQAIVQSVDFFTPVVDDPYAFGQIAAANALSDIYAMGAKPLTAMNLVSFPVSKLKMDVLAQILQGGSDKIREAGAVLVGGHSIDDSEPKYGLSVTGIVHPEHVLSNAKAEADDYLVLTKPLGVGIITTGIKRGIVPAQAEQEVIQVMAALNKGAAEAAIQIGVHAVTDVTGFGLLGHLHEMLMASGFSGEVYAEDVPVLESVWECIEQKAIPGGTIANQRHLEGEIEFHENVPEELRLVLCDAITSGGLLIAVPEEHLSPLLRQLATAQTPAAAVIGRVRKGQPGRIAISLHA